Below is a window of Dethiosulfovibrio peptidovorans DNA.
GAAGGCCAACGATATCGTGAACATGAGAGTAGCCGTCCACCTGAACGCTCCCGTCCTTCTCGTTGGGGATATCGATAGGGGAGGAGTTTTCGCCTCCCTTTACGGAACCCTGGCTCTCCTGCCCGAATCGGAGCGTGAGCTGGTAAAGGGATTCCTCATCAATAAGTTTCGAGGGGACATCTCCCTTGTTACCTCGGGACTGCATATGCTCAGGGACCTCACCGACAGACCCACCTTGGGGGTCATCCCCTATCTTGAGAACCTGGGCGTGGCCCAGGAAGACTCGGTTTTTCTCGAGGGCCATAATCGACTCTCCAGAGGACGATTTGATCTCGTGGCTATCCGATATCCTCGAATATCCAACTACGACGATCTGGATGCACTGGCTATGGAACCCGATGTGGGTATTCGGTTTGTGGATCGTCCCCAAGATCTGGGGGAGCCGAGCGCCATCATCCTTCCGGGATCGAAGAGTACCGTTGCCGATCTCCTCTGGATGCGTAAAACTGGGCTGGAACGTGCTATTTTGGAGCGTGCGGGGGCCGGAACGCCTCTTGTGGGAATCTGCGGCGGCTTTCAGATGATGGGGCGGAGTATCCGGGATGAGACCGGTGCGGAGAGCTCCCTTCAAAACGTATCTGGTATGGGACTTCTGGAGGGGGATACCGATTTTGCTCCGGTTAAACGGACCGTTCGAGTTCGAGGGGTAGTGGCTGCCGATTGCGGTGACCTGAAAGAAATTCGGGGCAGCCAGGTGGAGGGATACGAGATCCACATGGGACAGACCAGATCATCGTCTCCTCTGCTGCTTTTGGAGGAAGGGAGGCCCGATGGGGCCTGTTCGCCCGACGGTCGGCGGTGGGGAACCTACGTCCACGGCCTTTTTGACCTGCCCGAGTTCAGGAGGGGCTGGCTTCGGTCCCTGGGGTGGACTCCTGCGGGGGAAGCCCTGTCACTGAGGGAGTATCGGGAACGGGCTTTTGACCGATTAGCTGACTATATGGAGGCGCACATGGACATGACGGCGCTGGAGAGGATCCTGGGCCTGTGAGGTCGTTTGCCGTTTTTGAGATGGGAGATATCGTGGTCGGGGTTTTGCATCTGGAGGTGCCGTCATGATGGTTTCCGTTGTGATTCTGGCTCTGGCGGTCGTGTGGGATCTGTGTCTCGGTGAGCCTCCGTCAGGAGTTCATCCCGTCTGCTGGATGGGCCGGTGGATCGACTGTCTGTGGTCTCGTCGTCCCCCGACCGGACTCTCTTTGCTTATCTACGGCGGAGGAATCGTCCTTTCGGGGGGGGGGGCTTGTTGGGCTCTGGGGAACGCTGTGTCCCAACTGCCTCTGATCCTGTTCGTTCCCCTGTCTGCCTGGTTGCTCAAGGGAAGCGCCTCTGCCTCGGCGTTGTGGGAGGCCGGTCGGTCCGTTCGGAACGCCCTGAAGCGAGATCTGAGGCGGGCCCGTCGGGAACTCGGAACCCATCTGGTGAGTCGGGACACTCGCCTTCTCTCCAGGTCGGAGGTGGCCGGTGCTGCCGTGGAGTCACTGACGGAGAATCTGGCCGACGGGTGGGTCGCCCCTCTGATGGCCTACGCTCTGTTTGGTTTGTCGGGTGCCTTGGTCTACCGGTTCGTGAACACCTGCGACTCCATGCTGGGGTATCGTTATGGTGACTTCGAGCTTGGTGGCAAGGCTGCCGCTCGGTTGGATGACCTGCTGAGCTATCTGCCGTCACGAGTGGCCTCGGCGTTGCTTCTGCTTGGGGCTGCCTCGGAGGGGTTAAACTGGCGTCGGGGATTGAGAACTGTCCTGTCGCAGCATCGTCGTACCGCCAGCCCCAACGCCGGATGGCCCATGGCGGCCATGGCGGGGGCCCTTGGTGTCACCCTGTCCAAACGGGGTGTCTATAGATTGTGCGGCGGCCCCCATCAGCCTGGTATCGATCATCTTTCCAGTACAATGGCGGTTTTGACTCGGGCTCAGGGTATGATGGTCGTCCTGGCTGCGCTTCTGGTGCTGGCGTCATGAGGCCCCGTCCTGTCCCGTCGGTTCTTGACCTGGCTCCCGTGATTCACGGCGGTCTGAACTACGGCGAATTGTCGGCCCGGGGGCTCTCTCCCCAGGACGTGCTCGACTTCAGCGTCTCGGTCAATCCCATGCCACCCCACGTGGCTGTTTTGAAAGCCGCTCGAGAGGCTGATACGAGTCGTTATCCCGACCGATCCTGTGGGGCTCTTAGGGCCGCTCTGTCCGACCTGACTGGTGTGGATCCCTCGTCGATACTCGTTACCAACGGAGCCTCTCAGGCTATCTGGCTGACGGCCTCGGTTTTCCTCTGTCCGGGACGAAAGACCGCGATCGTGAGTCCGGCCTACGGCGAGTACGCCCAGGCCTCCGTGGTCAGAGGTGCCGTCGTGGAGCTCTGGAACGCGCGGTCCGTCATGATGGATCAGGCTTCCCTTCCCGCCTTTTTTGGGAAAAAAATGACGAAGGAGGTGCCCGACCTCCTCTGGATATGCTCGCCCAACAACCCCACAGGATACGTGATGGATCGGGACCAGGTGGAAGCCCTCCTGAACGTGGTTCGGGAGGCTCCCACGCTGATCGTGGTGGACGAGGCATACCGAAATTTCCTGGCGGCTCCGTCGGACCTGACGCCTCTTCTCGCCTCGGGGCAACTCCTTCTCCTTCGCTCCATGACCAAGGATTATGGCCTGCCCGGCGTTCGTCTGGGGTATGTTTTGGGAGCGTCGGATGCCGTCGCCGCGATGGAGACCGTCCAGCCCGATTGGAGCGTAAGCGCTCAGGCCCAGGCCGTGGGCTTGGCTCTCCTTCGTCATGGCGACCATTACCGAGCTCAGTGGGCAGAGCTGCGCTGTGAGCGAGCCCGTCTTGTCAGGGAGCTGATGGACCGGGGCGTGACCGTGTGTCCAGGTGAGGCTAATTTCATCCTCTGTCGTCATCCCGAGAGCGCCCGTCTCATAGAAAACCTTCGAGATCGAGGCATCATGCTCCGTGACTGTCGCTCGTTCGGTCTGGACGGCTGGTTTCGGATCGGGGTGAAGGCTCGAGAGGACAATGAACGGCTGTTGGCCGAAATAGATCGTTTCTTGAATCGAGAGGAGTGAGGTCCATGTCCCGCGGCGAGATCACCCTGGTCCTGGGAGGGGCCAGAAGCGGCAAGAGCCGGTATGCCCAGGAGCTTGTGTCCGAAATGGAGACAGACCACCCCGGAGCGGTGGTCTACGTCGCTACCGCCGGAATACTGGACGAGGAAATGGCCCATCGGGTGGCTCTCCATCGGGCCGATCGTCCCAGCCGGTGGACGACGCTGGAGGCCCAGGATCATGTCGCTGAGAGACTTCGGGAGCTTGAACCTCGAAGCTTGGTCCTTCTGGACTGCCTCACCATGATGATCTCAAACTCCATGCTGAGCCGGTCGGTGGACTGGGAAAAACTCTCCCGGACCGACAGAAAGATCGAGGAGAAGGCCGTCTTGGCTGAGGTGGATCGACTCGTGGGGACCATTCAAGAACGAGCGCTGAGGGCGGTTGTAGTGTCTAACCAGGTGGGGCAGGGTATCGTTCCAATCTCGGCCCTGGGACGGGCGTTTCGGGATATCTCTGGATGGGCCAACCAGCATCTTGCCCGAGATGCCCATAGAGTGTACCTGCTCACAGCCGGAATACCTCAGCTCATCAAGGGAGGACGGTGATGGACCGTTTTTTTCTGATCCTGTCCTACATGACCTGTCTCCCCGTTCCGCTGAAGCGGATCATGACCGAGGAGGACCTGGGGCACGGAACCCGATGGTTTCCCGTGGCCGGTGCCGTGATCGGAGCCGGGCTTTGTCTCGTCGTTATACTGGCGGAGTCTCTTTGGACACCAGTTGTGGCGGGAATCGCGGCGGTTTCCTTCTGGGCGTTTATCACTCGGGGGCTTCATCTGGACGGTGTTGCCGACATCTTTGATGCCTTGGGGGGCGGTGCAACCAGGGATCGAGCACTGGAAATCCTCAAGGACAGCCGGATCGGGGCCTTTGGGGCCATAGCCCTGTTCTGCCTTTTAGGGATCAAATGGGCCGTGATTGTGTCCTTGAATCGGGAAGCTCTGGCGTGGCTTTTTGTCGCCCCCATCGTCGCTCGCTGGTCCGTGGTTTTGGCGATTTTTTGGTTCCCTCCGGCCCGGCCTGACGGCATGGGACGGCGATTCACCGCTGCCTGTGGTCGTCTTGAGGTGCTTGTGGCTTCAACTCTCGCCGCCGCCTTTGTCTTTCCCCTTATGGGCTTAAACGGCCTTATCCCCTTTGGGGTATCGGCCCTCGGGATGGCTCTTGTGGGGTGGCGGCTGAACGCCGTTCTGGGAGGGCTCACGGGTGACTGCTATGGATGTATTGGCGAGTTGGTTGAGGTGGCGGTTCTTCTCGTGGGGATCGCTATATGATCGCTCAAAAACAAATGTGGGACGTCTGGGAGAGGGGGCGCTCAGAAATTTAACGGCTATGGGTGAAAGTGCTTGATCACGATCCCTCGTATCTTGGAAAAGGGGATCTTCCCTATTTGTTCTGAGCTGATCCCTGATGGGTTGATACTCTCTGCCCACAAAACCCCGGTGGGCCTGTGGACGCGGACAATTCTCTTGAGGATCGTTCCGTATGAAGAGCTTTCAAAGACGCCTATGCGGTTTTTCTGCAACAGGAAGAAGCAAAAAGGGTATTTCAGTATCATCACGTAGTCTTGAGACGAGATAGAGGGGGACATGCTGTCCCCCTCTATCTTTATCAGCTCTATCATTACACCTTTCGATACACGATATCCAGCCCGGGAGCGTACGGAGCTTTTGCGACAACGGTCTCCTCTCCCTTTATCTTCCAGAAGATCTCTGCAAAACGATTGAGCTCCGCCACAAGCTTGAGAGCACTGTCTCTATCTACTTTCTGTCTGCATGTGGAGCCCAGCATCATGATGGAGTGGGTGAGCTCGTGGAGCTCAGGGAACTTCTCAATATGAGCAGGCTTGATAAAGTCTCCCCATATGATGCGAATCTCGTGCTTCGCTTTCTCAGCATGTTCCTCTTTTATGGCAATGTAGCGAGACATAGAATTAGCGTGCTGGGCGGTCCCTTTGTTTTCGTCGTTTTCATGCTCCAGAAGCAGGTCCGTCATACGGACGACAGTTAAAGCGGCGATTTGCGCTGTGATAGGGTCGTAGATACCACAGGGGATATCGCAATGTGCCTTGGCGGTGGAGAAGGGGAAACGGCTATCTAAAGCCTTGATAAGATTATACACAATAACATCTCCTTTTTATTTTAAATAAAATCTTTATAAAATAATATAGCATATTTTCTCCTCAAAAACAAGAAGTATGCTCGAAGTTGTTACGTAACATAAATAGGATAGCATGGTAACTTCCATTCCTGGGTCCAAGTAGAGAGGCTTTTTCTACCTGTATGCCGAAAAAAACCGAGGTAGACGACAAAGATGTGTATGAGCGGTACACTATGAAGACGAAGCAGAAATTCAGTCTTTACCACCGTAGAGTGTGCTCTGGTCGGAGATATGGCTAGGGGAAGCAGGCTGACGGGGAACACGGTGAGCACAGCTATAGGTTTCATAAACGAACAGATAGTGCCGCTATCGTCGATCATCTGCTCGGAATTTGTCGTCTATGCCAAGCTTTTGTTAGCGGTTACAACCTGGACTGGACCATAGTCTTTTCTCTGATAATTTTGCTCTCTAATTAGCAAGAAACTTTGTGCTATGTGTTCAATGGTTGTGAGGGATTGATGAGACTTGTCAATGATACAACTCTGGTCTCAAAAGCAAAATACGGGGGATAGTGTAGTGCCGTTAGACGTGGTGACTTATCGAAGTGTTGCCTCTATCGAAAGAGAAATACACCGACTGATCGGGAGGGGAGATCGGCCTGTGGCTTTTATCGTGCCGGGATCGGCCGATCGGGAGTGGCTTAAGGACATGCTGGTTGATCAATCTGCCATGGGATTTGAACCCTTTCGGATCTGGCGGTGGGACGATCTGTATCGGGAGATGTGCGCCGCTGTCGGATGTTCCGGGCTGGTCCAGATCGATCCGCCTGACCACTGGTTGGCTTTGTCGGCTCTGACCGGGAAAGTGGTACGAGATGAGGGTGACCGCCTTCCTCCAGGAGTAAGGCAAGCGGGGTTTATCCATACTCTGGGGGTGATAGTTCGAGAGCTTATCCGTGAGGAGGTTCTACCGGAGGCTCTCACGGATTGGCGAGACGGGGATGACGTTCGGGGGCTCGATGATCCTGTCGAGCTTCTGGCTCACCTGTACCGTGGGTATCGGGATTTGCTCGCGGAACGAGGGCTTATGGACAGCGCTGGGGTCTCAAGCGAGATCACTGCCTTGCTGAAAGGCCACAGCCAAGCTGCTCGGTGGCTGAGATCCCGCCTGACGGTTCTCGTCGGTTTCTACAGTTTTACCCACTCTCAGCTCGCTATGGTCCGAGCCATGGTGGGCTGTGGCGTCGAGGTCGTTCTTTTCTCCCCCGAGGCTGGGATGGACCGGGAGTACGGTGCTCCGGCACAGCTTGAGGGTGCCATGATGCGCCGTCTGACCGACGGAGTTCCTGGAGCTTTCCGATTTGTGGGTGGCGATGGTCGTCATGAACTGGAGACCGTGGTTCGGAAC
It encodes the following:
- a CDS encoding bifunctional adenosylcobinamide kinase/adenosylcobinamide-phosphate guanylyltransferase, whose amino-acid sequence is MSRGEITLVLGGARSGKSRYAQELVSEMETDHPGAVVYVATAGILDEEMAHRVALHRADRPSRWTTLEAQDHVAERLRELEPRSLVLLDCLTMMISNSMLSRSVDWEKLSRTDRKIEEKAVLAEVDRLVGTIQERALRAVVVSNQVGQGIVPISALGRAFRDISGWANQHLARDAHRVYLLTAGIPQLIKGGR
- the cobS gene encoding adenosylcobinamide-GDP ribazoletransferase; the protein is MDRFFLILSYMTCLPVPLKRIMTEEDLGHGTRWFPVAGAVIGAGLCLVVILAESLWTPVVAGIAAVSFWAFITRGLHLDGVADIFDALGGGATRDRALEILKDSRIGAFGAIALFCLLGIKWAVIVSLNREALAWLFVAPIVARWSVVLAIFWFPPARPDGMGRRFTAACGRLEVLVASTLAAAFVFPLMGLNGLIPFGVSALGMALVGWRLNAVLGGLTGDCYGCIGELVEVAVLLVGIAI
- the cobD gene encoding cobalamin biosynthesis protein CobD translates to MMVSVVILALAVVWDLCLGEPPSGVHPVCWMGRWIDCLWSRRPPTGLSLLIYGGGIVLSGGGACWALGNAVSQLPLILFVPLSAWLLKGSASASALWEAGRSVRNALKRDLRRARRELGTHLVSRDTRLLSRSEVAGAAVESLTENLADGWVAPLMAYALFGLSGALVYRFVNTCDSMLGYRYGDFELGGKAAARLDDLLSYLPSRVASALLLLGAASEGLNWRRGLRTVLSQHRRTASPNAGWPMAAMAGALGVTLSKRGVYRLCGGPHQPGIDHLSSTMAVLTRAQGMMVVLAALLVLAS
- a CDS encoding cobyric acid synthase CobQ, producing the protein MLQGTSSDVGKSVLATGLCRIFFRRGLSVAPFKAQNMALNSYVTLDGGEMGRAQVDQARAAGIEPAVEMNPVLLKPEGHSRSQVVVMGHPEYRMSALDYHVRKDRLWGVVTQALEELRRCYDLLIVEGAGSPAEINLKANDIVNMRVAVHLNAPVLLVGDIDRGGVFASLYGTLALLPESERELVKGFLINKFRGDISLVTSGLHMLRDLTDRPTLGVIPYLENLGVAQEDSVFLEGHNRLSRGRFDLVAIRYPRISNYDDLDALAMEPDVGIRFVDRPQDLGEPSAIILPGSKSTVADLLWMRKTGLERAILERAGAGTPLVGICGGFQMMGRSIRDETGAESSLQNVSGMGLLEGDTDFAPVKRTVRVRGVVAADCGDLKEIRGSQVEGYEIHMGQTRSSSPLLLLEEGRPDGACSPDGRRWGTYVHGLFDLPEFRRGWLRSLGWTPAGEALSLREYRERAFDRLADYMEAHMDMTALERILGL
- the sodN gene encoding superoxide dismutase, Ni, with product MVYNLIKALDSRFPFSTAKAHCDIPCGIYDPITAQIAALTVVRMTDLLLEHENDENKGTAQHANSMSRYIAIKEEHAEKAKHEIRIIWGDFIKPAHIEKFPELHELTHSIMMLGSTCRQKVDRDSALKLVAELNRFAEIFWKIKGEETVVAKAPYAPGLDIVYRKV